A single Sphingobium sp. EP60837 DNA region contains:
- a CDS encoding phytanoyl-CoA dioxygenase family protein has protein sequence MATKPLPVAEIEAHGSIYETLMREGFCVLQDIMPPDIVQLLARDLAPHFEATPFCEGGFYGSRTKRFGSLLKRSNHVSAFIQHPQIMAIAQAVLGPWCDTIQLNLAQALELHPGALPQFPHRDQDMWRGQTGEVEYLINVMWPFTEYRANNGTTLIWPHSHAANALNPEPPEDPVAVECNPGSAIIFLGSTLHGAGGNQSLGVRQGMIVSYCLGWLRPYENQWLVYPPEVARTFSPDLAALVGYQQHRPNLGNYEGRCPSLLLGEERSEHLGAIDALRPDQTAALEEFIEEQRRVRAASSEN, from the coding sequence ATGGCTACCAAGCCGCTACCTGTAGCCGAGATCGAGGCCCACGGGTCAATTTACGAAACACTGATGCGCGAAGGCTTCTGCGTGCTTCAAGACATCATGCCCCCCGATATTGTCCAGTTGCTGGCGAGAGATCTGGCTCCGCACTTCGAGGCAACGCCGTTTTGCGAAGGCGGTTTCTACGGCAGCCGCACCAAGAGGTTCGGCAGTCTGCTCAAACGATCGAACCATGTGTCGGCGTTCATCCAGCATCCCCAGATCATGGCGATCGCGCAAGCCGTGCTCGGGCCTTGGTGCGACACAATCCAGCTCAATCTCGCTCAAGCTCTCGAGCTGCATCCCGGCGCACTGCCGCAATTTCCCCATCGCGATCAGGATATGTGGCGGGGCCAGACTGGCGAGGTCGAATATCTCATCAACGTCATGTGGCCGTTCACCGAGTATCGGGCGAATAATGGTACGACCCTGATCTGGCCGCATAGTCACGCCGCAAATGCGCTCAACCCCGAGCCTCCTGAGGATCCGGTGGCCGTGGAATGCAATCCAGGATCTGCGATCATCTTCCTCGGCTCGACCCTTCATGGTGCTGGCGGCAACCAGTCACTGGGTGTGCGTCAAGGCATGATCGTGAGCTATTGCCTCGGATGGCTGAGGCCATATGAAAACCAGTGGTTGGTCTATCCACCCGAAGTAGCACGAACGTTCTCTCCAGATTTGGCCGCATTGGTTGGATACCAGCAACATCGGCCCAATTTGGGGAACTACGAGGGGCGATGCCCATCTCTTCTGCTGGGCGAGGAACGCTCCGAGCATCTCGGCGCGATCGATGCCTTACGTCCAGATCAAACGGCAGCACTTGAGGAATTTATTGAAGAACAACGCCGGGTCCGAGCCGCATCGAGCGAAAACTGA
- a CDS encoding lytic transglycosylase domain-containing protein, protein MILELVTVVGLAQQCAPSVAVETLVSVVHTESHFNPYAIGVNAKGVAAPNPGDRVSAAAVARSLIARGYNIDLGLGQINSANLRWLGLSVEDAFDPCRNLAAAARVLASNYLSVARSSPSTEAAIATALSMYNTGSRSRGFRNGYVGRVYASSSVVLPAIRRGAMPEPAASPTAVTPEPKFTQPPAGVRSPRVQNGWDTTAGAQTASLMVFGGAPDSSPKGQAE, encoded by the coding sequence GTGATCCTCGAGCTCGTAACCGTGGTCGGACTGGCGCAGCAATGCGCACCATCGGTTGCGGTCGAAACGCTTGTGTCGGTCGTCCACACCGAGAGTCATTTCAACCCCTACGCGATCGGCGTGAATGCGAAGGGGGTTGCCGCACCCAATCCCGGCGATCGGGTGTCGGCCGCCGCAGTCGCTCGATCGCTGATCGCCCGCGGCTACAACATCGACCTGGGTCTGGGACAGATCAACAGCGCAAATCTCAGGTGGCTTGGCCTGTCGGTCGAGGACGCCTTCGATCCCTGCCGCAATCTCGCCGCAGCCGCGCGCGTGCTGGCTTCCAACTATCTTAGCGTCGCGCGCTCCAGCCCTTCTACAGAAGCGGCCATCGCGACCGCCCTGTCGATGTACAACACGGGTAGTCGTTCGCGCGGGTTCCGAAACGGCTATGTCGGCCGTGTCTACGCGTCGTCGAGTGTCGTCCTGCCAGCGATCAGGCGTGGAGCGATGCCAGAACCTGCCGCTTCGCCAACGGCAGTGACGCCTGAACCCAAATTTACACAGCCGCCCGCGGGCGTCCGTTCGCCGCGCGTCCAAAACGGATGGGACACCACTGCGGGAGCGCAGACGGCATCATTGATGGTCTTTGGGGGAGCACCCGACAGTTCACCGAAAGGACAAGCCGAATGA
- a CDS encoding TrbC/VirB2 family protein — protein sequence MTALATNSKIWLTPRWRTFAQYLALFVAVVVVSLLLTDPAHAQSADGITSMAENIKTWLTGTFAKTIAVIAVVIVGFMFFTGRASLGLLVTVIVGIFIVFSAQWIVDTITGGA from the coding sequence ATGACTGCATTAGCGACCAATTCCAAGATATGGTTGACACCGCGCTGGCGCACGTTCGCGCAATATCTGGCACTGTTTGTCGCGGTCGTTGTGGTGTCGCTCCTGCTCACCGATCCGGCCCATGCCCAATCAGCCGACGGCATCACGTCGATGGCGGAGAACATAAAGACCTGGCTGACCGGCACTTTTGCGAAGACCATCGCCGTGATCGCGGTCGTCATCGTGGGTTTCATGTTCTTCACCGGACGAGCGAGCCTGGGGCTCCTGGTCACCGTCATCGTCGGCATCTTCATCGTGTTCAGCGCGCAGTGGATCGTCGATACCATCACTGGCGGCGCGTGA
- a CDS encoding type IV secretion system protein VirB3 gives MDDEKLREETLFLAVTRPTMWLGVPIEASLPIALAACLTLIITGNPLYAFALAGAFLAIARLIVRHDANAFRLLWLWTMTKARCRNRGWWGGSSYSPLPIDGAKRRGFAHG, from the coding sequence ATGGACGACGAAAAACTCAGGGAGGAGACGCTCTTCCTGGCCGTGACCCGGCCGACGATGTGGTTGGGCGTTCCGATCGAAGCGTCGCTGCCAATCGCGCTGGCCGCGTGCTTGACGCTCATCATCACCGGCAACCCGCTTTATGCCTTTGCGCTAGCCGGGGCCTTTCTGGCCATAGCCCGGCTGATCGTGCGGCACGACGCGAACGCCTTCCGCCTCCTCTGGCTCTGGACAATGACAAAGGCACGCTGCCGCAATCGGGGATGGTGGGGCGGTAGCTCCTACTCGCCCCTGCCGATCGATGGGGCGAAACGCCGGGGCTTTGCGCATGGCTAG
- a CDS encoding VirB4 family type IV secretion/conjugal transfer ATPase yields the protein MASRASSLGGAAARTPWRILRQEADPARYLPYARHIDDNVIALDGRDLMMMFKLDGLAFETADPIHLNDWHEKLNGTLRNIADDRLAIWTHIVRRPITDYPEGEFRSAFAADLDAKYRARVTAKRMFVNELYLTLIMRPSVGSADRTGVLLRRLASARKEGTEVDEDELARFEDKARDIEKLLARCRPQRLHLYEHNGLMFSQPLEVLELVMMGRAGRVPLVRGHLGSAIYGERVIFGRETVEVRAHDASRFVGLFGIREYPAMTRPGQMNALLSQDFAFVVTQSFAFMGKARASERLRRRQNQMASTEDAAASQALELADAADDLQSNRFVLGEHHFSLAVFGENQKRLAENLSTARAALADAGLVAAREGPALEAAFWSQLPGNFAWRARPAAITSRNFAALSPFHTFPAGKPDGNHWGAAIALMKTAAQSPFYFNFHVNDLGHTLIIGPSGGGKTVVQNFLMAQLEKTGAQQIFIDKDRGAEIYVRSSGGTYLALRNGVPTGFAPLRALEQTPGNIVFLGRLIRHLVTPSGTQLGVTQERMIDEAILSIGRLPPEERSILALRQLLGQRDPEGIGARLEKWSRGGALGWVFDNDRDELTLEARFIGFDMTDFLDNPEIRTPLMMYMFHRIDALLDGRRLVIDIDEFWKALGDDAFRAFAQDGLKTYRKQNAFLVFGTQSPADALRSDISHSIMEQVATKILLPNPHGREVDYIDGLGLTRAEFKLIRNDLIPESRRFLVKQGHDSIVVELDLGGLSDELAVLSGTTETVGILDQVRREHGDDPSHWLPVFHERRRATTRRKG from the coding sequence ATGGCTAGCCGGGCCAGCTCGTTGGGCGGCGCTGCCGCCCGGACGCCGTGGCGGATCCTCAGACAAGAGGCGGACCCCGCGCGCTACCTCCCCTATGCGCGTCATATCGACGACAACGTCATCGCGCTCGACGGGCGCGACCTCATGATGATGTTCAAGCTCGATGGCCTCGCATTCGAGACCGCCGACCCAATCCACCTCAACGACTGGCACGAAAAGCTCAACGGCACGCTGCGCAACATCGCCGACGACCGTCTGGCGATCTGGACCCATATCGTCCGTCGGCCAATCACGGACTATCCCGAAGGCGAGTTTCGCTCGGCCTTTGCGGCCGATCTCGATGCAAAATACCGCGCGCGGGTGACCGCCAAGCGGATGTTCGTCAACGAGCTCTACCTGACCCTCATCATGCGACCATCGGTCGGATCGGCTGATCGTACCGGCGTGCTGCTTCGACGCCTGGCATCGGCGCGCAAAGAGGGGACCGAGGTCGATGAGGACGAGCTTGCGCGCTTTGAGGACAAGGCGCGTGACATTGAGAAGCTGCTCGCACGCTGCCGGCCCCAACGCCTCCACTTGTACGAGCATAACGGCCTGATGTTCTCGCAGCCGCTTGAGGTGCTCGAACTGGTGATGATGGGCCGCGCCGGCAGGGTGCCCCTGGTCCGCGGCCATCTCGGCTCCGCCATCTACGGGGAACGGGTGATCTTCGGCCGGGAGACGGTCGAGGTGCGGGCGCATGATGCGAGCCGGTTCGTCGGCCTTTTCGGTATCCGTGAATATCCGGCCATGACGCGGCCGGGCCAGATGAACGCGCTTCTCAGCCAAGATTTTGCGTTCGTCGTGACGCAGTCCTTTGCGTTCATGGGCAAGGCTCGGGCCTCGGAGCGCTTGCGCCGTCGCCAGAACCAGATGGCCTCCACCGAGGATGCCGCCGCAAGCCAGGCGCTCGAACTGGCCGACGCGGCCGACGATCTGCAGAGCAATCGCTTTGTCCTGGGCGAACATCATTTCTCGCTCGCGGTTTTCGGTGAAAATCAAAAGCGCCTGGCCGAAAATCTCTCGACTGCACGGGCCGCGCTCGCGGACGCAGGTCTGGTCGCCGCTCGGGAGGGTCCGGCACTGGAGGCCGCCTTCTGGTCGCAGCTTCCGGGCAATTTCGCGTGGCGTGCGCGGCCAGCGGCGATCACGTCACGCAATTTTGCCGCGCTCTCGCCGTTTCACACTTTCCCCGCAGGCAAGCCCGATGGCAATCATTGGGGCGCCGCGATCGCGTTGATGAAGACCGCGGCCCAGTCTCCCTTCTATTTCAACTTTCATGTGAACGATCTTGGCCACACGCTGATCATCGGCCCGTCGGGCGGCGGCAAAACCGTCGTCCAGAATTTCCTGATGGCACAGCTGGAGAAAACCGGCGCGCAGCAGATCTTCATCGACAAGGACCGAGGGGCCGAGATCTATGTGCGGTCATCCGGCGGCACCTATCTGGCACTGCGCAATGGGGTGCCGACCGGGTTTGCGCCACTCCGCGCGCTCGAGCAGACCCCAGGCAACATCGTCTTCCTCGGCAGGCTGATCCGTCATCTGGTGACCCCCTCTGGCACCCAGCTCGGCGTCACGCAGGAGCGGATGATCGACGAGGCCATCCTCTCGATCGGACGCCTTCCCCCGGAGGAGCGGTCCATCCTCGCGCTTCGTCAATTACTCGGACAGCGCGATCCGGAAGGGATAGGCGCGCGGCTTGAGAAATGGTCGCGCGGCGGCGCACTTGGCTGGGTGTTCGACAATGACCGGGACGAGTTGACCCTCGAGGCCCGCTTCATCGGCTTCGACATGACGGATTTCCTCGACAATCCCGAGATCCGCACGCCGCTCATGATGTACATGTTCCACCGGATCGATGCCCTGCTCGATGGCCGCCGCCTCGTGATCGACATCGACGAGTTCTGGAAGGCGCTGGGCGATGATGCCTTCCGCGCCTTCGCGCAGGACGGCCTGAAGACTTACCGGAAGCAGAATGCCTTTCTGGTGTTCGGGACGCAAAGCCCGGCTGACGCTCTGCGATCGGACATCTCGCATAGCATCATGGAGCAGGTCGCCACCAAGATCCTCTTACCCAACCCGCACGGCCGAGAGGTCGATTATATCGACGGACTCGGCCTCACCCGTGCCGAGTTCAAGCTCATCAGAAACGATCTGATTCCCGAAAGTCGGCGGT